From one uncultured Paludibacter sp. genomic stretch:
- a CDS encoding hypothetical protein (Evidence 5 : Unknown function) has product MKICFYFPFLSNPQNNAIFGGMYRSFFEELENLRIEVTFTTLLEEIKGDILVTNIGGGWEKQAAKAMTIFNGPVILYVYNAYLNFNRLFLKRWHSRILFAYNPDYAKLNFEKYKSVNIPYFDFPFGSDEKIFYPFACKKKYDISFLGNANSGSGRDKYIKELIDYVCKNNLNVFLAGAGWDKYGFPYRIITHGKDTNTLYNESKVCINIHNDRQYLGIDKEMDANNRLFDLAMAGCCQVSNGEQMISRYFEKDEIATADNADEWIKKIDFYLKNEKERDKRGENARNRALKEHTWNARAKYFIQLINQQLPDYSSRSQKVSLFNSLFRCIDRKLPPLYLMKEIRIIRFTLIKLKLYNKK; this is encoded by the coding sequence ATGAAGATTTGTTTTTATTTTCCGTTTTTAAGTAATCCTCAAAATAATGCCATTTTTGGAGGTATGTATCGTAGTTTTTTTGAGGAATTGGAAAATTTAAGAATAGAAGTAACATTTACAACTTTACTTGAAGAAATAAAAGGCGATATATTAGTAACTAACATTGGCGGAGGTTGGGAAAAACAAGCAGCAAAAGCTATGACTATTTTCAACGGACCTGTAATTTTATATGTCTACAATGCTTATTTGAATTTTAATAGATTATTTCTTAAAAGATGGCATTCACGTATTTTATTTGCATATAATCCGGACTATGCAAAATTAAATTTCGAAAAATATAAATCGGTAAATATTCCTTATTTTGATTTTCCTTTTGGTTCTGACGAGAAGATTTTTTATCCGTTTGCTTGCAAAAAAAAATACGATATTTCATTTCTGGGAAATGCAAATAGCGGCTCAGGGAGAGATAAGTATATCAAAGAACTTATTGATTATGTATGTAAAAATAATCTAAATGTTTTCCTTGCCGGCGCCGGCTGGGATAAATATGGATTTCCATATCGAATAATTACACACGGAAAAGATACAAACACTCTATATAACGAAAGTAAAGTCTGTATTAATATTCATAATGACCGACAATATTTGGGAATTGATAAGGAAATGGATGCCAATAATCGTTTGTTTGATTTGGCAATGGCCGGGTGTTGTCAAGTAAGCAACGGCGAGCAAATGATTTCCAGATATTTTGAAAAAGATGAAATAGCCACTGCTGACAATGCAGACGAATGGATAAAAAAAATTGATTTCTATTTAAAAAATGAGAAAGAAAGAGATAAACGGGGTGAGAATGCTCGAAATAGAGCGTTAAAAGAACATACGTGGAATGCAAGAGCCAAATATTTTATTCAATTAATTAATCAACAATTACCTGATTATTCTTCTCGAAGTCAAAAGGTAAGCCTTTTTAATTCTTTGTTTAGATGTATAGATCGAAAACTACCGCCGTTATATTTAATGAAAGAAATACGCATTATTCGTTTTACATTGATAAAATTAAAATTGTATAACAAGAAATAA
- a CDS encoding putative glycosyltransferase (Evidence 3 : Putative function from multiple computational evidences) — MTKDAKINTIPKISVLVPVYGVEKYIERCAHSLFLQTFNDVEFIFVNDCTKDKSIEILQNVIEKYSYLKNRISIINHSTNKGVGAARNTALQAANGEYFLMVDSDDYIEPDMLSIMYEKAVQENADVVTCGIIYEYINGDKKEYFPFRTNEKIRFLNASFNAPAFWNKLIRREIVEKNKLSLQAEINYGEDLLFISQVIYYAQHFALVNKALYHYVQYNPNSYTREFSDKNLQQTLEVVNRLSDFFSNNKEYRDSVLLLKAIRKAKILRSGKTEKEYVSLFPEINSKINDFNLDWKTKLILYLAAQKQYVLVEKFIKFLLWRKEKSGV, encoded by the coding sequence ATGACAAAAGATGCTAAAATAAATACCATTCCCAAAATTTCCGTACTTGTCCCGGTGTATGGTGTAGAAAAATACATTGAACGATGTGCGCATTCTTTGTTTTTACAAACATTTAATGATGTGGAATTTATTTTTGTAAATGATTGCACGAAAGACAAAAGTATTGAAATTTTGCAGAATGTTATTGAAAAATACTCGTATCTTAAAAATCGCATTAGTATTATTAATCACAGCACAAATAAAGGAGTTGGCGCGGCGAGAAATACGGCTTTACAAGCGGCAAACGGAGAATATTTTTTGATGGTTGACAGCGATGACTACATTGAACCAGATATGTTGAGTATAATGTATGAAAAAGCGGTGCAAGAAAACGCAGATGTAGTTACGTGCGGAATTATATATGAATATATCAATGGGGACAAAAAGGAATATTTTCCTTTTAGAACCAATGAAAAAATAAGATTTTTAAATGCGTCATTTAATGCGCCTGCTTTCTGGAATAAATTGATTCGGAGGGAAATTGTTGAGAAAAATAAATTGAGTTTACAAGCAGAAATAAATTATGGCGAAGATCTTCTTTTTATTTCCCAAGTGATTTATTATGCGCAACATTTTGCTTTGGTAAATAAAGCATTATACCATTATGTACAATATAATCCGAATTCTTATACACGGGAGTTTTCGGATAAAAACTTACAACAAACATTAGAAGTTGTGAACCGATTAAGCGATTTCTTTTCAAATAATAAAGAGTACCGCGATTCTGTTTTATTGCTTAAAGCCATCAGGAAAGCAAAAATTCTTCGCAGCGGAAAAACCGAAAAGGAATATGTAAGTTTATTTCCTGAAATAAATTCAAAAATTAATGATTTTAATTTAGATTGGAAAACAAAGTTGATTTTATATTTAGCAGCCCAAAAACAGTATGTTTTAGTTGAAAAATTTATAAAATTTCTTCTTTGGCGAAAAGAAAAATCAGGAGTGTAA
- the uppP gene encoding Undecaprenyl-diphosphatase, whose product MSIIQAIILAIVEGLTEFLPVSSTGHMALVSALMGIEKEQFTKVFIETIQFGTILSVLVLYWRKFIDFKGFKFYIKLIVAFLPAAFFGVIFKKHIDQLIGTPLFIAVVLFLGGIILLFVDNWFKNPQIDTEEKISNKNALIIGFFQVLAVLFPGLSRSAATIIGGMQQKLTRQAAAEFSFFLAVPTLAGAFAKSLWDAMRETPEIITHHNIMLLVLGNLLGFIVAVIAIKAFISFLTKHGFRLFGYYRILVGLVIIVMILLGINLEV is encoded by the coding sequence ATGAGCATAATTCAAGCTATTATTCTTGCTATTGTTGAAGGATTGACGGAATTTTTGCCGGTGTCTTCCACAGGACACATGGCATTGGTTTCCGCATTGATGGGAATAGAAAAAGAGCAATTTACAAAGGTGTTTATCGAGACTATTCAATTTGGAACAATTCTTTCGGTATTGGTGCTTTATTGGAGAAAATTTATCGATTTCAAAGGATTTAAGTTTTATATTAAATTAATTGTTGCGTTTCTTCCGGCAGCTTTTTTTGGTGTAATTTTCAAAAAACACATCGACCAACTTATCGGTACACCTCTTTTTATAGCTGTTGTTTTGTTTTTAGGCGGTATTATATTGTTATTTGTAGATAATTGGTTTAAAAATCCACAAATAGATACGGAAGAAAAAATCAGTAATAAAAATGCGTTGATTATCGGATTTTTTCAAGTGTTAGCAGTTTTATTTCCGGGATTGAGTAGAAGTGCGGCAACAATTATAGGTGGAATGCAACAGAAACTTACGCGTCAGGCGGCTGCAGAATTTTCTTTCTTTTTAGCGGTGCCCACTTTGGCAGGTGCTTTTGCAAAAAGCTTGTGGGACGCAATGAGAGAAACGCCGGAAATTATTACACATCACAATATAATGCTTTTAGTATTAGGCAATTTGCTTGGTTTTATTGTTGCTGTTATTGCTATAAAAGCGTTTATATCTTTTCTTACAAAACATGGCTTTCGTTTGTTTGGGTATTACCGTATTTTAGTGGGATTGGTTATTATTGTCATGATTTTGTTGGGAATTAATTTAGAAGTATAA
- a CDS encoding putative membrane protein (Evidence 3 : Putative function from multiple computational evidences) — MDIGRKDVLWNYVATFMRVASGIILLPVVLNKLSGEDVGLWNIFLQIGGLALLLDFGFLNSFGRNVTYIFSGVKELKAQGYVSVDENDKSINYDLLKSVISAMRRYYGALALFFLLIFLASSPFYFTKVLNGYHGEKSYVWIAWILYGVLVAYQLYTYYYSSLLSGRGMVKKLQQIIVIGQTSRIVSSLLFLFLGYGIMSLVFGQLISDIVNRILCYNAFYDKDLRLELKKAFLIPMNNIMKVMAPNALKIGVTTVGWFLMSKVAILVAPLINITLPTVGSYGTTKQMIDLTMSLGTIWFSTFYPKITLSIVNERSLDIKRMYVKSKIFLLLAFVVCGLGLIFIVPGFFNIIHSKTQLLPWFMILIMLFFAFFESNQGIATGFLMAGNEIPFMKSSLLTGFVSVVSLLVMLKFTSLNVWAMILAPAIAASIYQNWKWPLEVVRKLSLTPKEYLSIAVQTIKNLKIKN, encoded by the coding sequence ATGGATATTGGAAGGAAAGATGTATTATGGAATTATGTGGCTACGTTTATGCGTGTGGCTTCCGGTATTATTTTATTGCCCGTGGTGCTAAACAAACTTTCAGGAGAAGATGTTGGGTTGTGGAATATCTTTTTACAAATAGGAGGTTTAGCCCTGTTACTTGATTTTGGTTTTTTAAACTCNTTCGGACGGAATGTTACCTATATTTTTAGTGGAGTTAAAGAATTAAAAGCACAGGGTTATGTGTCTGTTGATGAAAATGATAAATCAATTAATTACGATTTATTGAAGAGTGTAATTTCAGCTATGCGGCGTTATTACGGAGCATTAGCTTTATTTTTTCTTCTAATATTTTTAGCTTCGAGTCCTTTTTACTTCACAAAAGTATTAAATGGATATCATGGCGAAAAATCTTACGTTTGGATTGCGTGGATTTTATATGGTGTGCTGGTTGCTTATCAACTTTATACCTATTATTACAGTTCATTGCTTTCAGGGAGAGGAATGGTGAAAAAATTACAGCAAATTATTGTAATTGGTCAAACCAGCAGAATTGTATCATCATTGCTTTTTTTGTTCTTAGGTTATGGAATTATGTCATTGGTTTTCGGGCAGTTAATAAGCGATATTGTAAATCGAATATTATGCTATAACGCATTCTACGATAAGGACTTGCGTTTGGAGTTGAAAAAAGCGTTTTTAATACCAATGAATAACATAATGAAAGTAATGGCGCCAAATGCGTTAAAAATTGGAGTTACTACAGTCGGTTGGTTTCTTATGAGCAAAGTTGCAATTTTAGTAGCTCCTTTAATAAACATTACCCTTCCTACAGTGGGTTCGTATGGCACTACCAAGCAAATGATTGATTTAACAATGTCATTAGGAACAATATGGTTTTCAACGTTTTATCCTAAAATTACTCTTTCCATTGTGAATGAGAGATCATTGGATATTAAAAGAATGTACGTAAAAAGCAAGATATTTTTATTGCTGGCTTTTGTGGTTTGCGGTTTAGGTTTGATATTTATTGTTCCGGGATTTTTCAACATTATTCATAGTAAAACCCAACTACTTCCTTGGTTTATGATTTTGATAATGCTGTTTTTTGCATTTTTTGAATCCAATCAAGGAATTGCGACCGGTTTTTTAATGGCTGGAAACGAAATTCCTTTTATGAAATCAAGTTTGTTAACAGGATTTGTATCGGTAGTATCGCTTTTAGTAATGCTAAAATTTACTTCGTTGAACGTTTGGGCAATGATTTTGGCTCCGGCGATAGCTGCGTCTATTTATCAGAATTGGAAATGGCCTCTTGAAGTTGTGCGTAAGTTATCTTTAACTCCTAAAGAATATCTTTCTATTGCTGTTCAAACTATAAAAAACCTGAAAATAAAAAATTAA
- a CDS encoding conserved hypothetical protein (Evidence 4 : Unknown function but conserved in other organisms), whose protein sequence is MDDKKFMLPKKNLWLVVAGFVVVIIGFLLMTGSKTGTDFNPDIYSFRRIIVAPVVSLMGFVFIIFAILYKRKSTKE, encoded by the coding sequence ATGGACGATAAAAAATTTATGCTTCCGAAAAAAAATCTGTGGCTTGTGGTAGCAGGTTTTGTGGTTGTTATTATTGGTTTTCTGTTGATGACCGGCTCAAAAACAGGAACAGATTTTAATCCTGATATTTACAGTTTCCGCAGGATTATAGTAGCGCCTGTAGTTTCGTTGATGGGATTTGTATTTATTATTTTTGCCATCCTTTACAAACGTAAATCGACTAAAGAATGA
- the truB gene encoding tRNA pseudouridine synthase B, with protein MNFQEGEILYVKKPYQWTSFALVNKVRWKITQTLKHKIKVGHAGTLDPLATGVMILCTGKATKRIEEFQYQTKEYIATLKLGETTPSYDLEHAVNEIFPIEHITKELVEKVIPTFQGEIWQIPPVYSAVKVDGKRAYDYARSGEDVELKPKLLVIDKIEILNFSLPELKIRVVCSKGTYIRALARDIGEALGSGAHLTALERTRIGEVKLEDCWEVDDLLKHIEKESVV; from the coding sequence ATGAATTTTCAGGAAGGAGAGATTTTATACGTAAAAAAACCATATCAATGGACTTCGTTTGCATTGGTAAACAAAGTACGTTGGAAAATAACTCAAACGCTCAAACACAAGATAAAAGTAGGACACGCCGGAACGCTTGACCCGCTTGCAACAGGTGTGATGATTCTTTGTACGGGAAAAGCAACCAAACGTATTGAAGAGTTTCAATATCAAACAAAAGAATACATTGCCACATTAAAATTAGGAGAAACAACGCCTTCTTATGACTTGGAACACGCTGTAAACGAGATATTTCCAATAGAACACATTACAAAAGAGTTGGTTGAAAAAGTAATTCCTACGTTTCAGGGCGAGATTTGGCAAATACCTCCGGTGTATTCTGCGGTAAAAGTTGATGGAAAAAGAGCGTACGATTATGCAAGAAGCGGGGAAGATGTTGAACTAAAACCTAAATTATTGGTTATAGATAAGATAGAGATATTGAATTTTTCATTGCCGGAATTAAAAATCAGAGTGGTTTGCAGCAAAGGGACGTATATTAGAGCTTTGGCACGTGATATTGGAGAAGCATTAGGAAGTGGAGCACATTTAACAGCGTTGGAAAGAACTCGCATTGGAGAAGTAAAATTAGAAGATTGTTGGGAAGTAGATGACCTACTGAAACATATTGAAAAAGAAAGTGTTGTTTAA
- a CDS encoding Cell division protein FtsX, which yields MAHFKKKKKRKRYFLKNVHFTATFSMALVLFLVGLIALISFVVKDMANSMKENINLSVVIQDGIPQNDINYIKSVLERSSFSKSVEFISKEEALKEHVNDLGDNPADFLGFNPLLASMEVKLKSEYANNDSIKKIEDKLKRFPAIQQVFYQKDVITMVNDNIQKVTFILLGLAAILLLISFVLINNTVRLSIYSNRFLINTMKLVGADRWFIRRPYIGRSVINGIIAAAIALILLAGLIYYLQYNYGLQWSIISLQTGLITAGVVVAAGVLLTAVSSFFAVNRYLRMRTDDMYFV from the coding sequence ATGGCTCACTTCAAAAAGAAAAAGAAAAGGAAAAGATATTTTTTAAAAAACGTACATTTTACAGCTACGTTTAGTATGGCATTGGTATTATTCCTCGTAGGTTTAATTGCGCTTATTTCTTTTGTGGTAAAAGATATGGCAAATTCAATGAAAGAAAATATAAATTTGTCTGTAGTAATACAAGATGGAATACCCCAAAACGATATCAACTACATTAAATCTGTGTTGGAACGTTCTTCTTTTTCAAAATCGGTGGAATTTATATCTAAAGAAGAAGCATTGAAGGAACACGTAAACGATTTAGGCGATAATCCGGCTGATTTTTTAGGATTCAATCCTCTATTAGCATCTATGGAAGTGAAGTTAAAATCGGAATATGCCAATAACGACAGCATCAAGAAAATAGAAGATAAATTGAAAAGATTTCCAGCTATTCAGCAAGTTTTTTATCAAAAAGATGTAATTACAATGGTAAACGATAATATTCAAAAAGTTACCTTTATATTGCTTGGTTTAGCTGCAATTTTATTACTGATTTCTTTTGTTTTGATAAATAATACGGTGCGGTTGAGTATTTATTCCAATCGTTTTTTAATTAATACCATGAAACTTGTCGGCGCTGACCGTTGGTTTATTCGCCGTCCGTACATTGGCAGAAGTGTGATAAATGGTATTATTGCGGCTGCTATTGCGCTTATTCTTCTTGCCGGGTTGATATATTACCTGCAATATAATTATGGTTTGCAATGGAGTATAATAAGTTTACAAACGGGATTAATTACTGCAGGCGTTGTAGTTGCAGCGGGAGTTTTACTTACTGCGGTTTCGTCGTTCTTTGCCGTAAATCGTTACTTAAGAATGAGAACGGACGATATGTACTTTGTATAG
- a CDS encoding DNA polymerase III, tau subunit — MESFIVSARKYRPTTFKSVVGQTALTTTLKNAIKSNHLAHAYLFCGPRGVGKTTCARIFAKTINCANLTADFEACNECESCKSFNDQRSYNIHELDAASNNGVDDIRSLTDQVRIPPQMGKYSVYIIDEVHMLSQGAFNAFLKTLEEPPAHAIFILATTEKHKIIPTILSRCQIYDFNRITVTDTINHLKYVASQEGVTIDENALNVIAQKSDGGMRDALSIFDQLVSFCGNNITYQKVIENLNVLDYEYYFRLINTFLQGNVTEALLVFNEILNKGFEAQHFITGLSSHLRDVLVSKDTSTIQLLEVGAEIGERYKQQALSCPIPFIFSALNISNECDLNYRISKNKRLLVELALIKMCQITHPIKVEEQSVPQLKTVQPTPNQSTKTEEKPVEEKKNPEIIEKKEIQEEKQKEEIPLIEKKVSENAPKFQRPQSISISNIGKTEENNVVSDIVQPQFSTDNKFTEEELSSKWNEFVLNHIDDTRLKSLLTTNKPQIGKEDTLKVKVNNRFQENEIHQLHIVDFLRKELQNNNIRLEIEIIPESEQTSYLSPEETYKKMTETNPALEKLRKNLEMEID; from the coding sequence ATGGAATCGTTTATTGTTTCGGCTCGAAAATATCGTCCTACCACATTCAAATCGGTTGTAGGACAAACAGCTTTAACTACCACGCTAAAAAACGCTATAAAAAGCAATCACTTGGCACATGCATATTTATTTTGTGGTCCGCGCGGCGTAGGAAAAACCACGTGCGCTCGCATTTTTGCCAAGACAATAAACTGCGCCAATCTCACTGCCGATTTTGAAGCTTGCAATGAATGCGAATCCTGCAAATCTTTCAACGACCAACGCTCATATAATATCCACGAATTAGACGCCGCCTCCAACAATGGTGTGGACGATATTCGTTCTCTTACAGACCAAGTGCGAATTCCGCCCCAAATGGGAAAATACAGCGTTTATATCATTGACGAGGTGCATATGCTTTCACAAGGTGCATTCAACGCTTTCCTAAAAACACTGGAAGAGCCGCCTGCACATGCTATTTTTATTCTTGCAACTACCGAGAAACATAAAATTATTCCAACCATTCTCTCCCGATGTCAAATTTACGATTTTAATAGAATTACGGTTACCGATACTATAAATCACTTGAAATACGTGGCATCGCAAGAAGGTGTTACAATAGACGAAAACGCCCTGAACGTGATTGCGCAAAAAAGTGATGGCGGTATGCGCGATGCACTTTCTATTTTCGACCAACTTGTGAGTTTCTGTGGAAACAATATTACATACCAAAAGGTGATTGAGAATCTGAATGTATTGGATTACGAATATTATTTCCGGTTGATAAACACTTTTTTACAGGGAAATGTAACTGAAGCTTTGCTTGTTTTTAATGAAATTCTGAATAAAGGTTTTGAGGCGCAACATTTTATAACCGGTTTGAGTTCGCATTTGCGCGATGTACTGGTAAGTAAAGATACCTCTACCATTCAATTATTAGAAGTGGGAGCTGAAATTGGCGAACGTTACAAACAACAAGCTCTTTCCTGCCCTATTCCATTTATTTTCAGCGCACTAAATATAAGCAATGAATGTGATTTAAATTATCGAATAAGTAAAAACAAACGACTTTTAGTGGAATTGGCGCTGATAAAAATGTGTCAGATTACTCATCCTATAAAAGTAGAAGAACAATCCGTTCCGCAACTTAAAACAGTTCAACCGACACCAAATCAAAGCACAAAAACAGAAGAAAAACCTGTTGAAGAAAAAAAAAATCCTGAAATAATTGAAAAAAAGGAAATTCAGGAAGAAAAACAAAAAGAAGAAATTCCCCTAATAGAAAAAAAAGTATCGGAAAACGCACCAAAATTCCAGCGTCCGCAAAGCATATCTATTTCTAACATTGGAAAAACGGAAGAAAATAACGTTGTTTCGGATATTGTACAACCTCAATTTTCAACAGATAATAAATTTACCGAAGAAGAATTATCCTCTAAATGGAATGAATTTGTTCTTAATCATATTGACGACACCCGATTAAAAAGTTTACTGACAACAAATAAACCGCAAATTGGGAAAGAAGACACATTAAAAGTAAAAGTGAATAACCGTTTTCAGGAAAACGAAATACACCAATTACATATTGTTGATTTTTTACGAAAAGAATTGCAAAACAATAATATAAGACTGGAAATAGAAATTATCCCCGAAAGTGAACAAACTTCTTATTTAAGTCCGGAAGAAACGTACAAAAAGATGACTGAAACCAATCCTGCATTGGAAAAGTTAAGAAAAAATCTGGAGATGGAAATTGACTAA
- a CDS encoding conserved hypothetical protein (Evidence 4 : Unknown function but conserved in other organisms), which produces MKVLGIVSVFYPDLSDLERNIKSYLSELDYLILWDNTPASATELTRLTEKLNNPKIEIRTTGKNEYLAYPFNECIKWAKENSFTHILTMDQDSFFEEKDFSRFISDVANNSDDNKIMIYTSCNDEKEKTINTNEIKFQEVELAITSGSIYKMEVFDKIGYFREDYLIYMIDIEFSMRVRKNGYKIVRFPHIILNHQSGYASKNNLGFLINNYSAQSTYYIIRNVILNWKLYPKNYSLKDKLKFLKYKIGYRTLKIVFETNPFLKLKAIYVALFHGLVGKSGEYEIR; this is translated from the coding sequence ATGAAGGTTTTAGGAATAGTTTCTGTATTTTATCCTGATTTATCAGATTTGGAAAGAAATATAAAAAGTTACCTTTCTGAGCTTGATTATCTTATTTTATGGGATAATACACCAGCATCCGCTACAGAATTGACGCGGCTTACAGAAAAGTTGAATAATCCTAAAATAGAAATAAGAACCACCGGAAAAAATGAATATTTGGCTTATCCTTTCAATGAATGTATAAAATGGGCAAAAGAAAATTCATTTACTCACATTTTAACGATGGACCAGGATAGTTTTTTCGAAGAAAAAGATTTTTCTCGCTTTATCTCAGATGTTGCAAATAATAGCGACGATAATAAAATAATGATATATACGTCGTGTAATGATGAAAAGGAAAAAACAATAAACACAAATGAAATTAAATTTCAAGAAGTAGAATTGGCTATTACATCCGGTTCTATTTATAAAATGGAAGTTTTTGATAAAATAGGTTATTTCAGAGAAGATTACTTGATATATATGATTGATATAGAATTTAGTATGCGTGTGAGAAAAAACGGATACAAAATTGTTCGCTTTCCTCATATTATTTTAAATCATCAGTCAGGATATGCGTCAAAAAATAATTTGGGCTTTTTGATAAACAATTATTCCGCTCAAAGCACTTATTACATCATCCGCAATGTGATTTTAAACTGGAAATTATATCCGAAGAATTATTCTTTGAAAGATAAATTAAAGTTCTTAAAATATAAAATAGGATATCGTACTTTGAAAATTGTATTTGAAACAAATCCGTTTCTTAAATTGAAAGCGATATATGTTGCTCTTTTTCACGGATTAGTTGGAAAATCCGGAGAATACGAAATAAGATAA
- the queA gene encoding S-adenosylmethionine:tRNA ribosyltransferase-isomerase, with protein sequence MKLSQFKFKLPEELIAQYPAHYRDESRLMVLHKKTGEIEHKMFKEVLDYFDENDLFVFNDTKVFPARLYGNKEKTGAQIEVFLLRELNREARLWDVLVEPARKIRIGNKLYFGDDDSVVAEVIDNTTSRGRTLRFLFDGTHEEFKLALYKLGETPLPRNIRRAVEPEDEERFQTIFAKNEGAVSAPSAGMHFSRELLKRMEIKGIEKTFVTSHMSLGNFREIDVEDLTKHKMDSEQMVITPEAAEVVNNTQEKGNKICAVGVTVMRALETVVGTEGRIKPFEGWTNKFIFPPYDFTVAQALVSNFHLPYSTLLMLVAAFGDYDHVMNAYEVAMKEKYRFGVYGDAMLII encoded by the coding sequence ATGAAATTATCTCAATTTAAATTTAAATTGCCGGAGGAGCTTATTGCACAATATCCAGCTCATTATAGAGATGAGTCTCGTTTAATGGTGCTTCATAAAAAAACCGGTGAAATTGAGCACAAAATGTTTAAAGAAGTGCTGGATTATTTCGATGAAAATGACTTGTTCGTTTTTAACGATACCAAAGTGTTTCCTGCTCGTTTATATGGAAATAAAGAAAAAACCGGAGCTCAAATTGAAGTTTTTCTTTTGCGCGAACTAAACCGTGAAGCCCGGCTTTGGGATGTATTGGTAGAACCGGCAAGAAAAATCAGAATAGGAAATAAGTTATATTTTGGCGATGATGATTCTGTGGTGGCGGAAGTGATTGATAATACCACATCAAGAGGAAGGACGCTACGTTTTTTATTTGACGGTACACACGAGGAATTTAAATTGGCTTTATATAAACTGGGAGAAACTCCGCTTCCGAGAAACATAAGAAGGGCAGTGGAGCCCGAAGATGAAGAACGCTTCCAAACTATTTTTGCAAAAAATGAAGGAGCGGTTTCTGCGCCTTCAGCAGGAATGCATTTTAGTCGAGAATTGCTTAAACGTATGGAAATCAAAGGTATAGAAAAAACTTTTGTAACTTCACATATGAGTTTGGGAAATTTTCGCGAAATTGACGTAGAAGATTTGACCAAGCACAAAATGGATTCGGAACAAATGGTTATTACTCCTGAAGCCGCAGAAGTAGTAAATAATACGCAAGAAAAAGGGAATAAAATTTGTGCTGTAGGAGTTACCGTTATGCGTGCGCTGGAGACTGTCGTAGGTACGGAAGGACGCATAAAACCTTTTGAGGGATGGACAAATAAGTTTATTTTTCCACCATACGATTTTACTGTAGCTCAAGCACTTGTATCTAATTTCCACTTGCCTTATTCCACTTTACTAATGTTGGTGGCTGCGTTTGGGGATTATGACCATGTGATGAATGCTTACGAGGTTGCCATGAAAGAAAAATATCGTTTTGGCGTTTATGGCGATGCTATGCTGATTATTTGA